A single window of Lutzomyia longipalpis isolate SR_M1_2022 chromosome 1, ASM2433408v1 DNA harbors:
- the LOC129792484 gene encoding glucose dehydrogenase [FAD, quinone]-like has translation MECPTAQCVVPSTGAVTQYMSLLFNFMSMSECSISSSSMWPEDYGEVVLQKGFEEYDFIVVGAGSAGSVVASRLSENPKWNILLLEAGGDPPIESAIPVMFPTLSKTEYDWNYQIEKSDTHSIYAGGWPRGKALGGSSSINGMYYVRGNDADYDYWEALGNPTWGWKDVIPYFKKSEMNFDEEIADAFGGYYHSKKGPMGVSSVNSDDPHNEDIIDAAKELGFKFLKDINANEYIGFNYAQRTIKAGVRDSTATAFLVPAKNRINLNIVKNARVLDLKFNENGEVIGVRVNIQGKQEFVAYAKKEVILSAGPINTPQILMLSGIGPAAHLQSLGIPVIKDLQVGKNLQDHPILSLFVKFDKSTAVELPPSEVLKQFIGYLTERSGYLLSATTIQTVGYINVDNTSSPYPNMQSYHSLMLKGQKDLIISSMTYYGYNEKIIEFGGTLTDDANLMLCNLALLKEDSRGEILLRSTDPLDKPRIFANYLTEKSDMDSFIKAIRLQLKFIETRAFRKHEAELIKVPIPECDAMEFISDEYWACYCRYMMTTIFHPVGTAKMGPDSDPDAVVDSRLRVRGVKGLRVIDSSIMPRIPSGNTNAPTIMIAEKGADFIKEDWRNVGPTRITKGRGHMSDYEYMQTGRNWFRTNVWWNYLRNGWTRIVAFF, from the exons ATGGAGTGTCCTACTGCACAATGTGTTGTCCCGAGTACAGGAGCTGTTACACAGTATATGTCTCTTCTTTTCAACTTTATGTCTATGTCGGAATGTTCTATCTCATCATCAAGTATGTGGCCTGAAGATTATGGCGAAGTTGTGTTACAAAAAG GATTTGAGGAATACGATTTTATAGTTGTGGGTGCCGGTTCGGCAGGATCTGTCGTAGCTAGTCGCCTCAGTGAAAACCCAAAGTGGAATATTCTGCTCCTTGAAGCAGGTGGTGATCCACCGATTGAATCTGCT ATTCCGGTGATGTTTCCGACACTGTCAAAGACTGAATATGATTGGAACTATCAAATAGAAAAATCCGATACCCACAGTATCTATGCAGGCGGTTGGCCAAGAGGAAAGGCTCTAGGCGGGTCTAGTTCCATAAACGGAATGTATTATGTGAGAGGAAATGATGCTGACTACGATTATTGGGAGGCGCTTGGAAATCCAACCTGGGGCTGGAAAGACGTCATTCCGTACTTCAAGAAATccgaaatgaattttgatgagGAAATTGCTGATGCTTTTGGGGGCTACTACCACTCAAAGAAAGGACCTATGGGCGTAAGTTCTGTTAACAGTGATGATCCTCATAATGAAGATATCATAGATGCAGCAAAGGAGTTGGGCTTCAAATTCCTAAAGGATATCAATGCGAACGAATATATTGGATTCAATTATGCTCAGAGAACGATCAAAGCGGGAGTAAGAGATTCAACGGCAACGGCTTTTCTGGTTCCTGCAAAGAAccgaattaatttgaatatcgTCAAAAACGCTCGAGTTCTTGATCTCAAATTCAACGAAAATGGTGAAGTTATCGGAGTAAGAGTTAATATTCAGGGAAAACAGGAATTTGTTGCTTATGCTAAAAAGGAAGTAATCTTGAGTGCAGGACCAATTAATACTCCACAAATTCTAATGTTATCTGGAATTGGCCCTGCTGCTCATCTTCAGAGCTTAGGTATTCCCGTGATAAAGGATCTCCAAGTTggcaaaaatcttcaagatcACCCAATTCTATCTCTTTTCGTGAAGTTTGATAAATCTACTGCAGTTGAACTACCTCCTTCAGAAGTATTGAAACAATTCATTGGATACTTAACAGAACGATCTGGATATCTTCTTAGTGCAACTACTATCCAAACTGTAGGATACATCAACGTTGATAATACTTCATCTCCATATCCCAACATGCAAAGTTACCATTCACTGATGTTGAAAGGACAAAAGGATCTCATTATAAGCTCAATGACCTACTATGGCTACAACGAGAAGATTATAGAATTTGGGGGTACGCTTACTGATGATGCTAATCTCATGTTATGTAATTTAGCTCTTCTCAAGGAAGATTCCAGAGGAGAAATTCTCTTACGCAGTACAGATCCACTGGACAAAccaagaatttttgcaaactaTTTGACTGAAAAATCGGACATGGATTCATTTATCAAGGCTATTCGCTTACAGTTAAAGTTCATTGAGACTCGGGCTTTTAGGAAACATGAAGCTGAGCTAATTAAAGTTCCAATTCCCGAATGTGATGCAATGGAATTCATTAGTGATGAATATTGGGCTTGCTACTGCCGATATATGATGACAACGATTTTTCATCCTGTTGGAACTGCAAAAATGGGTCCTGACTCCGATCCTGATGCTGTGGTTGATTCTAGGTTAAGAGTTAGGGGCGTTAAGGGCTTGAGAGTGATTGATTCCAGTATCATGCCCAGAATTCCCAGTGGAAACACGAATGCTCCAACAATTATGATTGCTGAGAAAGGAGCTGACTTTATTAAGGAAGATTGGAGAAATGTAGGCCCTACGCGCATTACAAAAGG gcGTGGTCATATGTCTGATTATGAATACATGCAAACAGGACGTAATTGGTTCAGGACAAATGTCTGGTGGAACTACTTAAGAAATGGATGGACTCGCATTGTAGCATTTTTCTAA
- the LOC129792407 gene encoding glucose dehydrogenase [FAD, quinone]-like translates to MERFEEYDFIVVGAGSAGSVVASRLSENPKWNILLLEAGGDPPIESAIPMMFPTLSKTEYDWNYQIEKSDTHSIYAGGWARGKALGGSSSINGMYYVRGNEADYDHWEALGNPTWGWKDVIPYFKKSEMNFDEEIADAFGGYYHSKKGPMGVSSVNSDDPHNEDIIDAAKELGFKFLRDINANEHIGFNYAQRTIKAGVRDSTATAFLVPAKNRINLNIVKNARVLDLKFNENGEVIGVRVNIQGKQEFVAYAKKEVILSAGPINTPQILMLSGIGPAAHLQSLGIPVIKDLQVGKNLQDHPVITFFIKFDKSTAVELPPSEVLKQFIGYLTERTGYLLSATTVQTLGYMNVDNTSSLYPNIQTYNALILKGQKDLIKSSMQLYGYNEKILEFVGTLTNDANLMYITLALFDEKSRGEILLRSTDPLDKPRIFANYLAEKSDVDSFIKAIRLQLKFIETRAYKKHEAELIRVPIPECDAMEFNSDEYWACYCRYMTTTSFHPVGSAKMGPDSDSGAVVDSRLRVRGIKGLRVIDSSIMPRIISGNPNAPTIMIAEKGADFIKEDWRNVGPTRITKG, encoded by the exons ATGGAAC GATTTGAGGAATACGATTTTATAGTTGTGGGTGCCGGTTCGGCAGGATCTGTCGTAGCTAGTCGCCTCAGTGAAAACCCAAAGTGGAATATTCTGCTCCTTGAAGCAGGTGGTGATCCACCGATTGAATCTGCT ATTCCGATGATGTTTCCTACACTGTCAAAAACTGAATATGATTGGAACTATCAAATAGAAAAATCCGATACCCACAGTATCTATGCAGGTGGATGGGCGAGAGGAAAGGCTTTAGGTGGATCTAGTTCTATAAACGGAATGTATTATGTGAGAGGAAATGAGGCAGACTACGACCACTGGGAGGCGCTTGGAAATCCAACCTGGGGCTGGAAAGACGTCATTCCGTACTTCAAGAAATccgaaatgaattttgatgagGAAATTGCTGATGCTTTTGGGGGCTACTACCACTCAAAGAAAGGACCTATGGGCGTAAGTTCTGTTAACAGTGATGATCCTCATAATGAAGATATCATAGATGCAGCAAAGGAGTTGGGCTTCAAATTCCTAAGGGATATCAATGCGAACGAACATATTGGATTCAATTATGCTCAGAGAACGATAAAAGCGGGAGTAAGAGATTCAACGGCAACGGCTTTTCTGGTTCCTGCAAAGAAccgaattaatttgaatatcgTCAAAAACGCTCGAGTTCTTGATCTCAAATTCAACGAAAATGGTGAAGTTATCGGAGTAAGAGTTAATATTCAGGGAAAACAGGAATTTGTTGCTTATGCTAAAAAGGAAGTAATCTTGAGTGCAGGACCAATTAATACTCCTCAAATTCTAATGTTATCGGGAATCGGCCCTGCTGCTCATCTTCAGAGCTTAGGTATTCCTGTGATTAAGGACCTCCAAGTTGGGAAAAACCTTCAAGATCATCCAGTTATAActttcttcataaaattcgATAAATCTACTGCAGTTGAACTACCTCCTTCAGAAGTATTGAAACAATTCATTGGATATTTAACAGAACGAACTGGATATCTTCTTAGTGCCACTACTGTCCAAACTTTGGGGTATATGAACGTTGATAATACTTCATCCCTCTATCCCAACATTCAAACCTACAATGCTTTGATATTGAAAGGACAAAAAGATCTCATTAAAAGTTCAATGCAGCTCTATGGCTACAACGAGAAGATTTTAGAATTTGTGGGTACCCTAACTAATGACGCTAATCTTATGTATATTACCTTAGCacttttcgatgaaaaatccAGAGGAGAAATTCTCTTACGCAGTACAGACCCACTGGATAAACCACGTATTTTTGCAAACTACTTAGCTGAAAAATCTGACGTAGATTCATTTATCAAGGCTATTCGCCTACAGCTGAAGTTCATTGAGACACGGGCCTATAAGAAACACGAAGCTGAGTTAATTAGAGTTCCAATTCCCGAATGTGATGCAATGGAATTCAATAGTGATGAATATTGGGCCTGCTACTGCCGCTATATGACCACAACGAGCTTCCATCCTGTTGGATCTGCAAAGATGGGTCCTGACTCCGATTCTGGTGCTGTGGTTGATTCTAGATTAAGGGTTAGAGGCATTAAGGGCTTGAGAGTGATTGATTCTAGTATCATGCCCAGAATTATCAGTGGAAACCCGAACGCTCCAACAATTATGATTGCTGAGAAAGGAGCTGACTTTATTAAGGAAGATTGGAGAAATGTAGGCCCTACGCGCATTACAAAGGGGTAA